From Acanthopagrus latus isolate v.2019 chromosome 22, fAcaLat1.1, whole genome shotgun sequence, the proteins below share one genomic window:
- the LOC119012171 gene encoding cytochrome P450 2K1-like — MGIFDLFLQSFSSVSLLGALVVLLLIYLISSSSFSSQADGKAPPGPKPFPLLGNLLQLDLNKPYNTLCQLSKKYGSVFTIYLGPQKVVVLAGYKAVKEALVNNAEEFGDRDYLPIAHELNKGHGVLWSNGDSWKEMRRFALTNLRDFGMGKRACEDKIIEECEHLIEVFKKHKGEAFDTTHSVNYAVSNIICSIVYGNRFDYHDPRFTSMVDTTNKRIQLAGSPSIQMYNFFPWIFQWVGNRREIHKITTFNKQQNLELFRHLKETLNPEMCRGFADAFLAKKQDLEESKVTNSYFHDDNLMETVLNLFAAGTDTTATTLRWALLLMAKYPKIQAQVHEEVNRVIGSRQVQVEDRRNMPFTDAVIHETQRLANIVPMALPHKTSQDVTFQGYFIKKGTTVYPLLTSVLYDESEWEKPYTFHPAHFLDKDGKFVKRDAFMPFSAGRRICLGEGLARMELFIFFTTIMQRFCFTPPPGVSEDDLDLTPRVGFTLNPSPHELCAVSRDEENEGFNML; from the exons ATGGGGATATTCGATCTGTTTCTCCAGTCCTTCAGTTCTGTCTCCCTGCTGGGAGCTCTGGTGGTTCTGCTGCTCATCtacctcatctcctcctccagcttcagctCCCAGGCAGACGGGAAAGCGCCTCCAGGACCAAAACCCTTTCCCCTGCTCGGtaacctgctgcagctggaccTTAATAAGCCCTACAACACATTATGTCAG CTTTCCAAGAAATATGGGTCAGTGTTCACCATTTACCTTGGACCACAAAAAGTGGTGGTCCTGGCTGGATACAAGGCAGTGAAGGAGGCGCTTGTCAACAATGCTGAAGAGTTTGGGGACAGAGATTACCTCCCGATTGCGCATGAACTCAATAAAGGACACG GGGTTTTATGGTCCAATGGGGATTCATGGAAAGAGATGAGGCGCTTTGCCTTGACTAACCTGAGAGACTTTGGAATGGGCAAGAGGGCATGTGAGGACAAAATCATTGAGGAATGTGAACACCTCATTGAAGTCTTCAAGAAACACAAag GAGAAGCCTTTGATACGACCCATTCAGTAAACTATGCGGTCTCTAATATCATCTGCTCCATTGTCTACGGCAACAGATTTGACTACCATGACCCGAGGTTTACATCTATGGTAGACACAACCAACAAAAGAATTCAACTTGCAGGCTCCCCATCAATACAG atGTACAACTTCTTCCCATGGATCTTCCAATGGGTTGGCAACAGAAGAGAAATCCATAAAATCACCACCTTCAATAAGCAACAGAACTTAGAGCTcttcagacatttaaaagagaCCCTCAATCCAGAGATGTGCCGAGGCTTTGCAGATGCCTTTCTGGCTAAGAAGCAGGATCTGGAG GAATCCAAGGTGACTAACAGTTACTTCCATGATGACAATCTAATGGAGACGGTCCTGAATCTGTTTGCGGCTGGCACTGATACGACAGCAACCACACTCAGATGGGCACTTCTACTGATGGCCAAGTACCCGAAAATACAAG CCCAGGTCCACGAGGAGGTGAACAGGGTGATAGGAAGTCGTCAGGTGCAGGTCGAGGACAGGAGGAACATGCCCTTCACTGACGCTGTCATCCATGAGACACAGAGACTGGCCAACATCGTCCCCATGGCACTTCCTCACAAAACCAGCCAAGATGTCACCTTCCAGGGTTACTTCATTAAAAAG GGGACCACAGTGTATCCTCTCCTGACATCTGTCCTGTATGATGAGAGTGAGTGGGAGAAGCCATACACCTTTCATCCTGCCCACTTCCTGGACAAAGATGGAAAGTTTGTCAAGCGAGACGCCTTCATGCCTTTCTCCGCAG GTCGAAGGATTTGTCTTGGAGAGGGTCTGGCCAGGATGGagctcttcatcttcttcaccACAATCATGCAACGCTTTTGTTTCACTCCTCCACCTGGAGTTTCAGAGGATGACCTGGATCTGACTCCCCGTGTGGGCTTCACCCTCAACCCTTCACCTCATGAACTGTGTGCTGTTTCCCGTGATGAGGAGAACGAGGGCTTTAACATGTTGTAA
- the LOC119012170 gene encoding cytochrome P450 2K1-like, with protein sequence MGIFDLFLQSFSSVSLLGALVVLLLIYLISSSSFSSQADGKEPPGPKPFPLLGNLLQLDLNKPYNTLCQLSKKYGSVFTVYLGPQKVVVLAGYKAVKEALVSNAEDFGDRDLFVLTHELSKGHGVLWSNGDSWKEMRRFALTNLRDFGMGKRACEDKIIEECEHLIEVFKKHKGEAFDTTHSVNYAVSNIICSIVYGNRFDYHDPRFTSMVDTTNKIIQLAGSPSIQIYNMFPWIFKWAGNRREIQKLNTFNKQQNLELFRRLKETLNPQMCRGFADAFLAKKQNLEASEVTNSHFHDNNLMETVLNLFAAGTDTTATTLRWALLLMAKYPKIQAQVHEEVNRVIGSRQVQVEDRRNMPFTDAVIHETQRLANIVPMALPHKTSQDVTFQGYFIKKGTTVYPLLTSVLYDESEWEKPYTFHPAHFLDKDGKFVKRDAFMPFSAGRRICLGEGLARMELFIFFTTIMQRFRFTPPPGVSEDDLDLTPRVGFTLNPSPHELCAVSRDEENEGFNML encoded by the exons ATGGGGATATTCGATCTGTTTCTCCAGTCCTTCAGTTCTGTCTCCCTGCTGGGAGCTCTGGTGGTTCTGCTGCTCATCtacctcatctcctcctccagcttcagctCCCAGGCAGACGGGAAAGAGCCTCCAGGACCAAAACCCTTTCCCCTGCTCGGtaacctgctgcagctggaccTTAATAAGCCCTACAACACATTATGtcag CTTTCCAAGAAATATGGGTCAGTGTTCACTGTTTACCTCGGACCACAAAAAGTGGTGGTTCTGGCTGGATACAAGGCAGTGAAGGAGGCGCTTGTCAGCAATGCTGAAGACTTTGGAGACAGAGATCTCTTTGTGCTTACTCATGAACTCAGTAAAGGACATG GGGTTTTATGGTCCAATGGGGATTCATGGAAAGAGATGAGGCGCTTTGCCTTGACTAACCTGAGAGACTTTGGAATGGGCAAGAGGGCATGTGAGGACAAAATCATTGAGGAATGTGAACACCTCATTGAAGTCTTCAAGAAACACAAag GAGAAGCCTTTGATACGACCCATTCAGTAAACTATGCGGTCTCTAATATCATCTGCTCCATTGTCTACGGCAACAGATTTGACTACCATGACCCGAGGTTTACATCTATGGTAGACACAACCAACAAAATAATTCAACTTGCAGGCTCCCCATCAATACAG atCTACAACATGTTCCCATGGATCTTCAAATGGGCTGGCAACAGAAGGGAAATCCAGAAACTCAACACTTTCAATAAGCAACAGAACTTAGAGCTCTTCAGACGTTTAAAAGAGACCCTCAACCCACagatgtgcagaggctttgcAGACGCCTTTCTGGCTAAGAAGCAAAATCTGGAG GCATCTGAGGTGACTAACAGTCACTTCCACGATAACAATCTAATGGAGACGGTCCTGAATCTGTTTGCGGCTGGCACTGATACGACAGCAACCACACTCAGATGGGCACTTCTACTGATGGCCAAGTACCCGAAAATACAAG CCCAGGTCCACGAGGAGGTGAACAGGGTGATAGGAAGTCGTCAGGTGCAGGTCGAGGACAGGAGGAACATGCCCTTCACTGACGCTGTCATCCATGAGACACAGAGACTGGCCAACATCGTCCCCATGGCACTTCCTCACAAAACCAGCCAAGATGTCACCTTCCAGGGTTACTTCATTAAAAAG GGGACCACAGTGTATCCTCTCCTAACATCTGTCCTGTATGATGAGAGTGAGTGGGAGAAGCCATACACCTTTCATCCTGCCCACTTCCTGGACAAAGATGGAAAGTTTGTCAAGCGAGACGCCTTCATGCCTTTCTCCGCAG GTCGAAGGATTTGTCTTGGAGAGGGTCTGGCCAGGATGGagctcttcatcttcttcaccACAATCATGCAACGCTTTCGCTTCACTCCTCCGCCTGGAGTTTCAGAGGATGACCTGGATCTGACTCCCCGTGTGGGCTTCACCCTCAACCCTTCACCTCATGAACTGTGTGCTGTTTCCCGTGATGAGGAGAACGAGGGCTTTAACATGTTGTAA
- the LOC119012952 gene encoding uncharacterized protein LOC119012952 isoform X3, producing the protein MSLLGLIFISVLQIEAGVSGEVKYLYSRAGHYVILSCGRASSSDPTCSDVTWLYDKDRAQTFTEVSGGKVKLDSVRAVRLSLDTSCSLIIKNITAEDAAFYTCRQGDYGHHTDTSTYLSVLTISPSPPDADPKRDAEVTLECSLFRHIDLHHCPQISIRWMDETRTVLPGEGEGYKFHGQKNCVSSLTVKRQSGHNRRYTCKVVDEENNVEIEAEYTPVFTGDHQSDHSPDLQTYIIMGAAGGVVVVVVVIIAAVLIKHRKRAKVTVDGQKSAQHPDEPESNLTYATVSHTIQQAPNKKQVKEEEEVTYSTVKTAVQTEADDDPSCLYSYISKPK; encoded by the exons atgtctctgttggGATTAATCTTTATTTCTGTGCTCCAGATTGAAG cAGGTGTCAGTGGAGAAGTTAAATATCTCTACAGCAGAGCTGGACATTATGTCATCCTGTCCTGTGGCAGAGCATCATCCTCTGATCCAACATGCTCTGATGTTACATGGCTGTATGACAAAGATCGAGCTCAGACTTTCACTGAAGTTTCAGGAGGAAAAGTTAAGCTGGACTCAGTCCGAGCTGTCAGGTTGAGTCTGGACACTTCCTGCTCTttgatcattaaaaacatcactgctgaggACGCTGCTTTCTACACCTGTCGACAGGGGGACTATGGTCACCATACAGATACATCTACATATCTAAGTGTTCTGACAA tctctccatctccaccagACGCTGATCCAAAGAGGGACGCTGAAGTCACATTAGAGTGTTCTCTGTTCAGACACATTGATCTCCATCACTGTCCACAGATCAGCATCCGCTGGATGGATGAGACAAGAACTGTGCTGCCTGGTGAAGGTGAAGGGTACAAGTTCCATGGACAGAAGAACTGTGTGTCTTCTCTCACTGTGAAGCGTCAGAGTGGCCACAACAGGAGATACACCTGTAAGGTGGTTGATGAGGAGAACAATGTGGAGATAGAAGCTGAGTACACACCTGTCTTCACAGGAGACCAtcagt CAGATCACTCTCCTGACCTACAGACCTACATCATCATGGGTGCAGCGGGCGGTGTGGTGGTCGTGGTGGTCGTCATCATCGCTGCTGTTCTCatcaaacacaggaagagagcCAAAGTGACAGTCG ATGGTCAAAAATCAGCCCAACACCCC GATGAGCCAGAGAGCAATCTGACCTACGCCACTGTTAGCCACACTATCCAACAGGCCCCCAACAAGAAACAG gtcaaagaggaagaggaagtcacTTATTCAACAGTCAAGACTGCAGTGCAGACAGAAGCAGATGATGATCCCAGCTGCCTCTACAGCTACATCAGCAAACCAAAATGA
- the LOC119012952 gene encoding uncharacterized protein LOC119012952 isoform X2: protein MSLLGLIFISVLQIEGVSGEVKYLYSRAGHYVILSCGRASSSDPTCSDVTWLYDKDRAQTFTEVSGGKVKLDSVRAVRLSLDTSCSLIIKNITAEDAAFYTCRQGDYGHHTDTSTYLSVLTISPSPPDADPKRDAEVTLECSLFRHIDLHHCPQISIRWMDETRTVLPGEGEGYKFHGQKNCVSSLTVKRQSGHNRRYTCKVVDEENNVEIEAEYTPVFTGDHQSDTPGTDHSPDLQTYIIMGAAGGVVVVVVVIIAAVLIKHRKRAKVTVDGQKSAQHPDEPESNLTYATVSHTIQQAPNKKQVKEEEEVTYSTVKTAVQTEADDDPSCLYSYISKPK, encoded by the exons atgtctctgttggGATTAATCTTTATTTCTGTGCTCCAGATTGAAG GTGTCAGTGGAGAAGTTAAATATCTCTACAGCAGAGCTGGACATTATGTCATCCTGTCCTGTGGCAGAGCATCATCCTCTGATCCAACATGCTCTGATGTTACATGGCTGTATGACAAAGATCGAGCTCAGACTTTCACTGAAGTTTCAGGAGGAAAAGTTAAGCTGGACTCAGTCCGAGCTGTCAGGTTGAGTCTGGACACTTCCTGCTCTttgatcattaaaaacatcactgctgaggACGCTGCTTTCTACACCTGTCGACAGGGGGACTATGGTCACCATACAGATACATCTACATATCTAAGTGTTCTGACAA tctctccatctccaccagACGCTGATCCAAAGAGGGACGCTGAAGTCACATTAGAGTGTTCTCTGTTCAGACACATTGATCTCCATCACTGTCCACAGATCAGCATCCGCTGGATGGATGAGACAAGAACTGTGCTGCCTGGTGAAGGTGAAGGGTACAAGTTCCATGGACAGAAGAACTGTGTGTCTTCTCTCACTGTGAAGCGTCAGAGTGGCCACAACAGGAGATACACCTGTAAGGTGGTTGATGAGGAGAACAATGTGGAGATAGAAGCTGAGTACACACCTGTCTTCACAGGAGACCAtcagtcagacacacctggTACAG ATCACTCTCCTGACCTACAGACCTACATCATCATGGGTGCAGCGGGCGGTGTGGTGGTCGTGGTGGTCGTCATCATCGCTGCTGTTCTCatcaaacacaggaagagagcCAAAGTGACAGTCG ATGGTCAAAAATCAGCCCAACACCCC GATGAGCCAGAGAGCAATCTGACCTACGCCACTGTTAGCCACACTATCCAACAGGCCCCCAACAAGAAACAG gtcaaagaggaagaggaagtcacTTATTCAACAGTCAAGACTGCAGTGCAGACAGAAGCAGATGATGATCCCAGCTGCCTCTACAGCTACATCAGCAAACCAAAATGA
- the LOC119012953 gene encoding uncharacterized protein LOC119012953, which yields MSLLGLIFFSVLQFEGVSGEVKYLYSRAGHYVILSCGRASSSDPTCSHVTWLYDKDRPQTFTEVSGGKVKLDSVRAVRLSLDSSCSLIIKNITAEDAAFYTCRQGDYANYRDTSTYLSVLTISPSPPDADPKRDAEVTLECSLFRHIDLHHCPQNSIRWMDETRTVLLGEGEGYKFHGQKNCVSSLTVKRQSGHNRRYTCQVVDEENNVEIEAEYTPVFTGDHQSDTPGPDSTNVPLSSIMSTLRVAGLILMIVITVLVIRGTRSRKPPDDDKNVCTDGDEVSYENDEARPAATRLD from the exons atgtctctgctgggattaatctttttttctgtgcttcagTTTGAAG gcGTCAGTGGAGAAGTAAAATATCTCTACAGCAGAGCTGGACATTATGTCATCCTGTCCTGTGGCAGAGCATCATCCTCTGATCCAACATGCTCTCATGTTACATGGCTGTATGACAAAGATCGACCTCAGACTTTCACTGAAGTTTCAGGAGGAAAAGTTAAGCTGGACTCAGTCCGAGCTGTCAGGTTGAGTCTGGACTCTTCCTGCTCTttgatcattaaaaacatcactgctgaggACGCTGCTTTCTACACCTGTCGACAGGGGGACTACGCTAATTATAGAGATACATCTACATATCTAAGTGTTCTGACAA tctctccatctccaccagACGCTGATCCAAAGAGGGACGCTGAAGTCACATTAGAGTGTTCTCTGTTCAGACACATTGATCTCCATCACTGTCCACAGAACAGCATCCGCTGGATGGATGAGACAAGAACTGTGCTGCTTGGTGAAGGTGAAGGGTACAAGTTCCATGGACAGAAGAACTGTGTGTCTTCTCTCACTGTGAAGCGTCAGAGTGGCCACAACAGGAGATACACCTGTCAGGTGGTTGATGAGGAGAACAATGTGGAGATAGAAGCTGAGTACACACCTGTCTTCACAGGAGACCAtcagtcagacacacctggtccaG ATTCCACAAATGTCCCTCTGAGCTCCATCATGTCGACTCTGAGAGTTGCAGGACTGATCCTGATGATTGTCATCACTGTTCTTGTCATCAGAGGCACAA GGAGCAGAAAACCACctgatgatgacaaaaat GTGTGTACGGATGGTGATGAAGTCAGCTATGAAAATGATGAAGCACGTCCTGCTGCGACCAGACTGGACTGA
- the LOC119012954 gene encoding uncharacterized protein LOC119012954 has product MSLLGLIFISVLQFEGTSGEGKNLYSRAGHDAILSCGRASSSDPTCSHVEWFYNNRDPSHTFTKVSDGKVMLDSVRAVRLSLDTSCSLIIKNITAEDAGRYICWQGEYGHNTHISTSLSVLTISPSPPDADPKRDTEVTLECSLFRHIDLHHCPQISIRWMDETRTVLLGEGEGYKFHGQKNCVSSLTVKRQSGHNRRYTCQLVDEENNVEIEAEYTPVFTGDHQSDTPGTDSTNVPLSSIMSTLRVAGLILMIVITVLVIRGTRSRNPPDDDNVCTDGDEVSYENDEARPAATRLD; this is encoded by the exons atgtctctgctgGGATTAatctttatttctgtgcttCAGTTTGAAG gcACCAGTGGAGAAGGAAAAAATCTCTACAGCAGAGCTGGACATGATGCCATCCTGTCCTGTGGCAGAGCATCATCCTCTGATCCAACATGCTCTCATGTTGAGTGGTTTTACAACAACAGAGATCCATCTCACACTTTCACTAAGGTCTCAGACGGAAAAGTTATGCTGGACTCAGTCCGAGCTGTCAGGTTGAGTCTGGACACTTCCTGCTCTttgatcattaaaaacatcactgctgaggATGCTGGTCGCTACATCTGTTGGCAGGGGGAATATGGTCACAATACACATATATCTACATCTCTAAGTGTTCTGACAA tctctccatctccaccagATGCTGATCCAAAGAGGGACACTGAAGTCACATTAGAGTGTTCTCTGTTCAGACACATTGATCTCCATCACTGTCCACAGATCAGCATCCGCTGGATGGATGAGACAAGAACTGTGCTGCTTGGTGAAGGTGAAGGGTACAAGTTCCATGGACAGAAGAACTGTGTGTCTTCTCTCACTGTGAAGCGTCAGAGTGGCCACAACAGGAGATACACCTGTCAGCTGGTTGATGAGGAGAACAATGTGGAGATAGAAGCTGAGTACACACCTGTCTTCACAGGAGACCAtcagtcagacacacctggTACAG ATTCCACAAATGTCCCTCTGAGCTCCATCATGTCGACTCTGAGAGTCGCAGGACTGATCCTGATGATTGTCATCACTGTTCTTGTCATCAGAGGCACAA GGAGCAGAAACCCACCTGATGATGACAAt GTGTGTACGGATGGTGATGAAGTCAGCTATGAAAATGATGAAGCACGTCCTGCTGCGACCAGACTGGACTGA
- the LOC119012955 gene encoding vascular endothelial growth factor receptor 1-like gives MSLLGLIFISVLQFEGVSGEVKYLYSRAGHYAILSCGRASSSDPTCSHVEWFFDRDQTQSVTEVSGGKVKLDSVRAVRLSLDSSCSLIIKNITAEDAGRYTCRQREYFNFTDISTYLSVLTISPSPPDADPKRDTEVTLECSLFRHIDLHHCPQNSIRWMDETRTVLLGEGEGYKFHGQKNCVSSLTVKRQSGHNRRYTCQLVDEENNVEIEAEYTPVFTGDHQSDTPGPDSTNVPLSSIMSTLRVAGLILMIVITVLVIRGTSNRNPPDDDNVCTDGDEVSYENDEARPAATRLD, from the exons atgtctctgctgGGATTAatctttatttctgtgcttCAGTTTGAAG gtGTCAGTGGAGAAGTAAAATATCTCTACAGCAGAGCTGGACATTATGCCATCCTGTCCTGTGGCAGAGCATCATCCTCTGATCCAACATGCTCTCATGTTGAGTGGTTTTTCGACAGAGATCAAACTCAGTCTGTCACTGAAGTTTCAGGAGGAAAAGTTAAGCTGGACTCAGTCCGAGCTGTCAGGTTGAGTCTGGACTCTTCCTGCTCTttgatcattaaaaacatcactgctgaggATGCTGGTCGCTACACCTGTCGACAGCgggaatattttaattttacagaTATATCTACATATCTAAGTGTTCTGACAA tctctccatctccaccagACGCTGATCCAAAGAGGGACACTGAAGTCACATTAGAGTGTTCTCTGTTCAGACACATTGATCTCCATCACTGTCCACAGAACAGCATCCGCTGGATGGATGAGACAAGAACTGTGCTGCTTGGTGAAGGTGAAGGGTACAAGTTCCATGGACAGAAGAACTGTGTGTCTTCTCTCACTGTGAAGCGTCAGAGTGGCCACAACAGGAGATACACCTGTCAGCTGGTTGATGAGGAGAACAATGTGGAGATAGAAGCTGAGTACACACCTGTCTTCACAGGAGACCAtcagtcagacacacctggtccaG ATTCCACAAATGTCCCTCTGAGCTCCATCATGTCGACTCTGAGAGTCGCAGGACTGATCCTGATGATTGTCATCACTGTTCTTGTCATCAGAGGCACAA GTAACAGAAACCCACCTGATGATGACAAt GTGTGTACGGATGGTGATGAAGTCAGCTATGAAAATGATGAAGCACGTCCTGCTGCGACCAGACTGGACTGA
- the LOC119012952 gene encoding uncharacterized protein LOC119012952 isoform X1 — translation MSLLGLIFISVLQIEAGVSGEVKYLYSRAGHYVILSCGRASSSDPTCSDVTWLYDKDRAQTFTEVSGGKVKLDSVRAVRLSLDTSCSLIIKNITAEDAAFYTCRQGDYGHHTDTSTYLSVLTISPSPPDADPKRDAEVTLECSLFRHIDLHHCPQISIRWMDETRTVLPGEGEGYKFHGQKNCVSSLTVKRQSGHNRRYTCKVVDEENNVEIEAEYTPVFTGDHQSDTPGTDHSPDLQTYIIMGAAGGVVVVVVVIIAAVLIKHRKRAKVTVDGQKSAQHPDEPESNLTYATVSHTIQQAPNKKQVKEEEEVTYSTVKTAVQTEADDDPSCLYSYISKPK, via the exons atgtctctgttggGATTAATCTTTATTTCTGTGCTCCAGATTGAAG cAGGTGTCAGTGGAGAAGTTAAATATCTCTACAGCAGAGCTGGACATTATGTCATCCTGTCCTGTGGCAGAGCATCATCCTCTGATCCAACATGCTCTGATGTTACATGGCTGTATGACAAAGATCGAGCTCAGACTTTCACTGAAGTTTCAGGAGGAAAAGTTAAGCTGGACTCAGTCCGAGCTGTCAGGTTGAGTCTGGACACTTCCTGCTCTttgatcattaaaaacatcactgctgaggACGCTGCTTTCTACACCTGTCGACAGGGGGACTATGGTCACCATACAGATACATCTACATATCTAAGTGTTCTGACAA tctctccatctccaccagACGCTGATCCAAAGAGGGACGCTGAAGTCACATTAGAGTGTTCTCTGTTCAGACACATTGATCTCCATCACTGTCCACAGATCAGCATCCGCTGGATGGATGAGACAAGAACTGTGCTGCCTGGTGAAGGTGAAGGGTACAAGTTCCATGGACAGAAGAACTGTGTGTCTTCTCTCACTGTGAAGCGTCAGAGTGGCCACAACAGGAGATACACCTGTAAGGTGGTTGATGAGGAGAACAATGTGGAGATAGAAGCTGAGTACACACCTGTCTTCACAGGAGACCAtcagtcagacacacctggTACAG ATCACTCTCCTGACCTACAGACCTACATCATCATGGGTGCAGCGGGCGGTGTGGTGGTCGTGGTGGTCGTCATCATCGCTGCTGTTCTCatcaaacacaggaagagagcCAAAGTGACAGTCG ATGGTCAAAAATCAGCCCAACACCCC GATGAGCCAGAGAGCAATCTGACCTACGCCACTGTTAGCCACACTATCCAACAGGCCCCCAACAAGAAACAG gtcaaagaggaagaggaagtcacTTATTCAACAGTCAAGACTGCAGTGCAGACAGAAGCAGATGATGATCCCAGCTGCCTCTACAGCTACATCAGCAAACCAAAATGA